A genomic stretch from Psilocybe cubensis strain MGC-MH-2018 chromosome 1, whole genome shotgun sequence includes:
- a CDS encoding Lipase 4 encodes MLFHAHAIAPLLLIYGAVSTHAATSAPIVNLGYAKYQGEIVQDQTSNATHTRFLGIRFAAPPTGAARFREPRPPAPLSGIQQSSPPPICYQASLSTGANNPYGGEQSLLQVREEGGRISEDCLFLNVFVPGGGLKEKANLPVIVWIHGGGYVGGGSWNSTLGNVYNGGDVIRRAGEGVIVVSIQYRMGLFGFLSGQKAKEAGVLNAGLLDQQFALQWVQKHINKFGGDPRKVTIWGESAGAGSVFQHVVANGGKTNPPLFKAAITSSLYLPPQYRYNDPIPEAIYDEVVRETKCDSSSDTLNCLRQIDAEILGPINFKVNDKAFFGTNAFVPVIDGKFIKDLPSNLLKQKKLNGDFVYAVTNTNEGTIFVNPSTADTLHVGQFLSQFYPTLVPEEISALEAKYSGLGSNFSQAVSIVGESIFICPTYRLLSAFGGKGYKAEFAIPPANHGEDVNYYFPDAFQGFVSPVFNNSEFQKAFAESFTNFAIYTNPNKKWESNITPLWNPWAGSNEIHFNKTEDGSPDVRAVKTSSSLLERCRTMRLVLVPVNYVGALASVLL; translated from the exons ATGCTTTTCCATGCGCATGCCATTGCACCCCTCTTACTGATTTACGGAGCCGTGTCCACTCATGCTGCCACTTCTGCTCCAATTGTCAACCTTGGCTACGCAAAATATCAAGGCGAAATAGTGCAGGATCAGACCTCTAACGCGACGCATACGCGTTTCCTTGGGATTCGATTCGCCGCACCTCCAACTG GTGCTGCGCGGTTTAGAGAACCTAGACCACCTGCCCCGTTGTCTGGCATACAGCAGAGTTCTCCGCCCCCCATATGTTATCAAGCAAGTTTGAGTACCGGTGCAAATAACCCATACGGTGGAGAACAATCTTTGCTTCAAGTCAGAGAGGAGGGTGGAAGAATTTCTGAGGATTGTTTGTTCCTAAA CGTCTTTGTGCCTGGAGGGGGGCTGAAAGAGAAAGCGAACTTACCAGTTATTGTATGGATACATGG GGGTGGCTACGTGGGTGGAGGCTCTTGGAACTCGACTCTTGGTAATGTATACAACGGTGGAGATGTTATTCGACGGGCAGGTGAAGGTGTAATTGTGGTCAGCATTCAATATCGAATGGGTTTGTTTGGGTTTTTGTCAGGACAAAAAGCGAAAGAGGCCGGTGTCTTGAATGCTGGGCTTT TGGATCAACAGTTTGCGTTGCAATGGGTTCAGAAACAC ATCAATAAATTTGGTGGAGACCCTCGTAAAGTGACCATTTGGGGGGAATCGGCTGGTGCAGGCTCTGTATTTCAGCATGTGGTAGCAAACGGCGGTAAAACGAACCCACCTCTCTTTAAAGCTGCTATCACATCGTCGCTTTACCTACCTCCACAATATAGGTACAATGACCCTATACCTGAG GCCATTTATGACGAGGTCGTCAGAGAAACAAA ATGCGACTCGTCAAGCGATACGTTGAATTGTCTCCGTCAGATTGATGCTGAAATTTTGGGTCCCATTAACTTCAAAGTCAACGACAAGGCGTTCTTTGGCACGAATGCGTTTGTTCCAGTGATCGATGGAAAGTTTATTAAGGACTTACCTTCTAACTTGCTCAAGCAAAAGAAATTGAACGGG GATTTTGTTTACGCCGTCACAAATACCAATGAAGGCACCATTTTTGTCAATCCCAGTACAGCTGATACGCTGCATGTGGGTCAATTCCTATCCCAATTTTATCCAACACTCGTCCCCGAAGAAATTAGTGCCTTAGAGGCGAAATACAGTGGCCTTGGGTCTAATTTTTCTCAGGCTGTTTCAATAGTAGGCGAAT CCATCTTCATTTGTCCCACATACCGGCTGTTGTCAGCGTTCGGGGGTAAAGGCTACAAG GCCGAATTTGCCATCCCACCAGCGAATCACGGAGAAGATGTGAATTACTACTTCCCGGACGCTTTCCAGGGATTTGTAAGCCCTGTATTTAACAATTCCGAGTTTCAAAAGGCATTTGCAGAGTCGTTCACGAACTTTGCAATCTATACCAACCCCAACAAAAAGTGGGAAAGTAACATCACGCCATTATGGAATCCTTGGGCTGGGTCCAACGAAATACATTTCAACAAGACAGAAGATGGCTCCCCTGATGTCAGAGCTGTCAAGACATCTAGCTCTCTTCTGGAGCGATGCAG GACTATGAGATTAGTGCTAGTACCAGTCAATTATGTGGGTGCACTGGCCTCTGTGCTTTTATGA
- a CDS encoding Lipase 1, whose product MLGLLAFVALSLQSFAGASLISGPTVKLDAATAIGTNVGPLSKFLGIPYAVPPVRFRPAQAAPPYRGNIDARKYGALCPQQKIDLPQSGIPQVDTILNTTPELRNAPGVESEDCLTLNVIKPAVSHSSRPLPVVVWIHGGAYQAGDTAGYDEIGSDLVKRSIALGKPIIYVSMNYRLTAYGFMGGVEIFQDGSGNLGLRDQRLAIKWVNKYIRSFGGDASKVTLWGQSSGAISIGLQMMTNGGDNEGLFRGGFLQSGSPLPIGNITKGTGQVYYDFISADTGCSTSNNTLECLRNLPFPVLKATVDKTPSFFSYLSLALIWHPSVDGIFLKDNPQSLVTQGKFASIPIVSGTTDDEGTMFGLSSLNVTTEDQFRQYISTVWYPRNPVSELDQLWTFYPADVTQGSPFNTGNKNALTPQFKRISAFIGDSVQSGPRRTFLQKASTKNKVWAYISEVAKSTPGVGSYHGSDLVSGAATDYLINFVTDLDPNTHSTPHWPTYDAHSPQLLTLPQSGKPFLTPDTFRLDAINYLNNLSFAHPFVL is encoded by the exons ATGCTGGGACTACTTGCTTTTGTGGCACTTTCTCTGCAGAGTTTTGCTGGGGCCAGTCTCATTTCTGGCCCGACTGTAAAACTCGACGCTGCGACGGCTATTGGGACGAATGTTGGACCTCTCTCCAAGTTTCTAGGGATTCCCTATGCAGTACCACC TGTACGCTTTCGTCCAGCTCAAGCTGCACCTCCGTACAGGGGCAACATCGATGCTAGAAAATACGGTGCTCTCTGTCCTCAGCAGAAAATCGACCTACCACAGTCGGGCATCCCGCAGGTAGACACAATATTGAACACCACTCCTGAACTCCGAAATGCGCCTGGAGTGGAGAGTGAAGATT GTCTCACCCTCAATGTGATTAAACCAGCTGTTAGCCACTCCTCTCGCCCGTTACCGGTCGTCGTT TGGATTCACGGTG GTGCTTATCAGGCCGGAGACACAGCTGG GTACGACGAAATTGGATCGGACCTTGTGAAGCGCTCGATTGCTCTAGGGAAACCCATTATTTATGTCTCAATGAACTACAG ACTTACAG CTTACGGGTTTATGGGAGGTGTGGAAATTTTCCAAGATGGCAGTGGGAACTTGGGTCTTCGTGATC AACGTCTCGCTATCAAGTGGGTCAACAAATACATCCGCTCATTTGGCGGCGATGCATCCAAAGTTACGCT CTGGGGACAATCTTCAGGCGCCATCTCTATCGGTTTACAGATGATGACCAATGGAGGCGACAATGAAGGTCTTTTCCGTGGCGGTTTCTTGCAATCCGGATCGCCACTTCCAATTGGGAATATCACAAAAGGAACTGGTCAA GTATACTATGATTTCATTAGCGCGGATACCGGATGCTCTACCTCGAACAACACACTTGAGTGCTTGCGTAACCTTCCTTTCCCAGTTCTCAAAGCGACCGTGGACAAAACTCCAAGCTTCTTCTCATATCTG TCGCTTGCCTTGATCTGGCATCCTAGCGTAGACGGCATTTTCCTAAAGGACAATCCCCAGAGCTTGGTGACTCAGGGAAAATTCGCAAGCATACCAATTGTCTCTGGAACCACCGATGACGAAGGGACCATGTTCGGACTCTCGTCTCTGAATGTTAC CACCGAGGACCAGTTCCGTCAATACATCAGCACCGTTTGGTATCCCCGCAATCCGGTCTCGGAACTGGACCAATTGTGGACATTCTACCCTGCCGATGTCACCCAAGGCTCTCCGTTCAACACAGGAAACAAAAATGCACTTACTCCGCAATTCAAGAGAATATCGGCGTTCATTGGTGACTCGGTACAGTCAGGACCAAGACGGACGTTTTTACAGAAGGCTTCGACTAAGAATAAAGTGTGGGCTTATA TTAGCGAAGTAGCGAAGTCTACACCTGGGGTTGGATCC TATCATGGATCCGATCTGGTTTCTGGTGCAGCCACCGACTATCTCATCAACTTTGTAACAGATCTTGATCCAAATACGCACTCAACCCCGCATTGGCCGACGTACGATGCTCATTCACCTCAACTACTCACATTGCCTCAATCTGGGAAACCGTTTTTGACGCCTGACACTTTCAGACTCGATGCTATAAATTATCTCAATAATCTATCCTTCGCTCATCCATTTGTACtctaa
- a CDS encoding Adenosine kinase: MSAPSYSLFCMGNPLLDMQVRNGEQLLEKYGLKANDAILADEKQSEIYDELVKEHQVTYVAGGAAQNAARGAAYILPPGSVVYTGAVGDDELAEQLKAANKREGLDQVYQVKKGEKTGACAVVITGHHRSLVTTLRVAEKFEKSHLSSPEVAPLVENAKFFYIEGYFLTHGVESALELSSKASAAGKTFVMNLSAPFIAQFFGEQLNQILPHTDIIIGNEAEAEAWATAHNYASTTDLASIAKQIALLPKSNPARPRVVVFTHGAQSTVLVSADRPDEARVFDVDVLADDKIVDTNGAGDAFAGGFVGALVAGKDLEGAVLAGHALARQCVQQVGPQYPWPKVDIL, translated from the exons ATGTCTGCGCCCTCGTACTCCCTTTTCTGCATGGGCAACCCGCTGCTCGACATGCAGGTCCGCAACGGCGAACAGCTCCTCGAGAAATACGGGCTCAAAGCCAACGATGCGATTTTGGCAGACGAGAAACAGTCCGAGAT ATACGATGAATTGGTGAAGGAACATCAAGTGACATATGTCGCTGGCGGCGCGGCGCAGAACGCCGCCCGCGGAGCAGCT TACATCCTCCCTCCCGGATCCGTTGTGTACACTGGTGCCGTCGGCGACGATGAGCTCGCGGAGCAGCTCAAGGCCGCTAACAAGCGCGAGGGCCTCGACCAGGTGTACCAGGTCAAGAAGGGCGAGAAGACAGGCGCGTGCGCGGTCGTTATCACCGGCCACCACCG ATCCCTCGTCACTACCCTGCGCGTCGCTGAGAAATTCGAAAAGTCGCACTTGTCGTCGCCTGAAGTTGCGCCTCTTGTCGAGAACGCCAAGTTCTTCTACATCGAGGGATACTTCCTCACACACGGCGTCGAGTCCGCTCTCGAGCTGAGCAGCAAAGCCTCCGCCGCAGGCAAG ACATTCGTCATGAACCTCTCCGCGCCATTCATCGCCCAATTCTTCGGGGAGCAGCTTAACCAAATCCTGCCGCACACCGACATCATAATCGGCAACGAAGCCGAAGCCGAAGCATGGGCAACCGCGCACAACTACGCATCCACGACAGACCTCGCATCCATCGCCAAGCAAATCGCGCTGCTCCCCAAATCGAACCCGGCGCGCCCgcgcgtcgtcgtcttcaccCACGGCGCGCAGAGCACGGTGCTGGTGAGCGCGGACAGGCCGGATGAGGCGAGGGTGTTTGATGTGGATGTGCTGGCGGATGATAAGATTGTGGATACGAATGGCGCGGGGGATGCGTTTGCGGGTGGGTTCGTTGGTGCGCTTGTGGCGGGCAAGGACCTTGAGGGTGcggtgttggctggccaTGCGCTTGCGCGCCAGTGTGTGCAGCAG GTTGGACCACAGTACCCCTGGCCAAAAGTCGACATCTTGTAG
- a CDS encoding Dynactin, 150 kDa isoform translates to MSGVMDPPIGSIVTVPQGRGVVRFKGPTSFMTSGKWVGIELYEKNGKNDGSVEGIAYFKCEMGYGVFVRPSQIRSIHGSELDNLPSPRLPSTARPAGLGHQRTPSSSSLLRRNSVNIKSQPSSNASTRSASPAKPSTSLAVPPSLSRSTARPPPVSTSSLTSPLQHRKSLITRHSPSQDIPPSSPNPASRNGSTSPVKPSASSQPYSVKRTSSPLSQPPLQTISQAQRPPSRLASSPPPSPPPTEPAPPPPQPPPPHDDTELQELRAKIRVLEAKRTDESRHIRELETRLADTEAFVAARPKLQAKLTSLQSELIATRRELADAQQLSQLAESRVIDAQEQLEMVMLDKEVAEERAELAEAELEDVKEKLAILEVEVDVLKEEGAETGDTPAKDSMAYIQLEKQNERLKEALIKLRDMTQESEQEQRRRISEMEKDVSDAENLQASYDEAMIKLANAETQIEDLKLQLDDALTAEDMLVRLTERNLVLGEKIEEMRITIEDLEALKELSDELEENHTETEKQLHEDLEAKESQIRELQRKIDSLEETCQDYEGTIQQFRDLVMQLQTDLDQLRTQTQTAQSESASAASQAANIMSLNLKLQSSAQKNQARTIDLEVKSIEAKECRELLNIVQPYLPQLYVESDSDATSCYLFFRRMGYKADLINNVVAHIHNLPEALNGDVTDTIVGVCEMRGRISGLSTLCKRFAAVLRRCDVETFLNIGRLYPEIAPLEKRIDMHIDLLRRDEFRDMECVNDIVKIQAQFDHLAETYFDGFDTDLAERELGYVTAFDHDLDMFAASIGLTRTSVASVIKEDDITLEMGGYDIDQELFEPLLVLINRCKSAKTLSKKLIKRLEDLAQDSAAVKPHIIPQMKALSNYVAEMVNFGISLAQQILPHLKDVRALKCPFQLTSILAVVKQSATSTVAPEMKPGASAWEAVGDFISLLIEESTKLVQPVSEPENVLKITGIAPWVARVAEIKAALAVNVEAERKVSSLNDEIQGLARTLRTKDQTIQESTVKIELMERRLEAVKKQADTIVELENELAKARKQERAYEEAMEQLQADLDTLEQDNAKLKTMTAGQERQSVGPMQVETENVPVEGSLETSHLLEQIEALRGTVRFLRTENSYLKGHDLLREIETLPPLPRPVARTPTPPLVVSGNSDTEDSDAEDPPPAPTVLSLSTETKRLYREVMEYSSAPRVVDLSVLNAKRAEAKGGKVWLPRKQMPGQQVLERRLQGERLSRRVQGLLEKARAL, encoded by the exons ATGTCTGGCGTCATGGATCCCCCGATAGGCTCAATCGTCACTGTGCCGCAGGGCCGCGGTGTGGTCCGTTTCAAAGGACCAACGTCGTTCATGACCTCTgggaaatgggttggaattGAGCTGTATGAGAAGAACGGAAAGAACGACGGATCTGTGGAGGGAATCGCGTACTTCAAGTGCGAAATGGGGTACGGTGTTTTTGTGAGACCAAGTCAGATCCGAAGCATACACGGCTCAGAGCTCGACAACCTGCCCTCTCCA AGACTCCCGTCGACTGCGCGTCCAGCTGGGTTGGGCCATCAACGCACTccaagcagcagcagtctCCTCCGTCGCAACTCTGTCAACATCAAAAGTCAGCCATCATCCAATGCCTCCACCCGGTCAGCCAGTCCAGCAAAGCCTTCAACCTCATTAGCCGTGCCCCCCTCGCTGTCTCGCTCTACAGCGAGACCACCACCCGTATCCACTTCGTCGCTAACGTCGCCTCTTCAGCACCGCAAGTCACTAATAACCCGACACTCACCATCGCAGGACATCCCACCTTCTTCTCCCAACCCTGCCTCGCGCAATGGATCCACATCACCAGTCAAACCCTCCGCATCTTCCCAGCCATACTCCGTCAAACGGACATCTTCTCCCCTAAGTCAACCACCCCTCCAAACAATATCCCAAGCACAAAGACCACCTTCCCGTCTCGcttcttctccacccccATCACCACCCCCAACCGAACCC gctccccctcccccacaGCCGCCCCCACCTCACGATGACACCGAGCTCCAAGAACTACGCGCCAAAATCCGCGTGCTCGAGGCAAAGCGCACCGACGAATCCCGGCACATCCGCGAGCTCGAGACGCGTCTCGCCGACACCGAAGCCTTCGTCGCCGCGCGGCCCAAGCTCCAAGCCAAACTGACGTCCCTGCAAAGCGAGCTCATCGCCACGCGGCGCGAGCTCGCTGACGCCCAGCAGCTCTCGCAGCTCGCGGAGAGCAGGGTGATTGATGCGCAGGAGCAGCTGGAGATGGTTATGTTGGATAAGGAGGTCGCGGAGGAGAGGGCGGAGCTGGCGGAGGCGGAGTTGGAGGATGTTAAGGAGAAGCTGGCCATTTtggaggttgaggttgatgtGCTGAAAGAAG AGGGCGCGGAAACGGGGGATACGCCTGCGAAAGATTCGATGGCTTACATTCAGCTTGAGAAGCAGAATGAACGGCTAAAAGAGGCTCTTATAAA ACTACGAGACATGACCCAAGAATCCGAACAAGAGCAGCGACGCCGGATATCTGAAATGGAGAAAGACGTGTCAGACGCTGAAAACCTTCAAG CGTCCTACGACGAAGCGATGATCAAGCTCGCGAACGCCGAAACCCAGATCGAAGATCTCAAACTCCAACTGGACGACGCGCTCACCGCCGAAGACATGCTCGTCAGATTGACCGAACGCAATCTTGTTCTAGGGGAG AAAATCGAGGAGATGCGGATTACCATTGAAGATCTCGAGGCGCTCAAAGAGCTTTCTGATGAGCTTGAAGAGAACCATACCGAGACTGAGAAACAGCTGCATGAAGATCTAG AGGCGAAGGAGTCTCAGATACGAGAGCTGCAGCGGAAGATCGATAGTTTGGAAGAGACTTGCCAGGACTATGAAGGCACTATCCAACAATTCCGCGATCTCGTCATGCAACTCCAGAC CGACCTAGACCAACTACGCACGCAGACACAGACGGCACAGTCAGAGTCAGCGTCGGCAGCATCGCAGGCGGCTAATATCATGTCGCTCAACTTGAAACTCCAATCGTCTGCGCAGAAGAACCAGGCGCGGACGATTGATCTCGAGGTGAAGAGTATAGAGGCCAAGGAGTGCAGAGAGCTGTTGAATATCGTCCAG CCCTACCTACCGCAACTATACGTCGAATCCGACAGCGACGCTACGAGCTGCTACCTGTTCTTCCGCCGTATGGGGTACAAAGCCGATCTGATCAACAACGTCGTAGCGCACATCCACAACCTCCCCGAAGCGCTCAACGGGGATGTCACAGATACCATCGTTGGAGTATGCGAG ATGAGAGGCAGGATATCAGGACTTTCGACGCTATGCAAGCGCTTCGCCGCGGTGCTTCGCAGATGCGACGTCGAGACGTTTTTGAATATCGGGAGATTGTACCCTGAAATCGCGCCCTTGGAAAAACGCATCGATATGCATATTGATTTGTTGAGGCGCGATGAGTTTAGGGATATGGAGTGTGTTAATGATATTGTCAA GATACAAGCGCAATTTGATCACCTCGCAGAGACGTACTTTGATGGATTCGACACTGACCTTGCAGAGCGCGAGTTGGGATATGTTACGGCGTTTGACCACGATTTGGATATGTTCGCTGCTTCGATCGGGTTGACCAGGACATCTGTCGCTAGCGTCATCAAAGAAGACG ATATCACACTGGAAATGGGCGGTTACGATATTGACCAAGAGTTGTTCGAGCCGCTACTTGTCCTCATCAACCGATGCAAGAGTGCAAAGACTTTGTCCAA GAAGTTGATCAAGAGGCTGGAAGATCTGGCGCAGGATTCGGCTGCTGTGAAACCGCATATTATTCCTCAGATGAAGGCTTTGAGCAATTATGTTGCTGAGATGGTCAACTTTGGCATTTCG CTTGCCCAACAAATTCTGCCGCATTTGAAGGACGTCCGCGCGCTCAAGTGTCCGTTCCAGTTGACGTCCATTTTGGCTGTGGTCAAGCAGTCGGCGACGTCGACTGTTGCGCCGGAGATGAAGCCTGGTGCTTCGGCGTGGGAGGCGGTTGGGGACTTTATCAGCTTGTTGATTGAGGAGAGCACCAAGCTCGTTCAGCCTGTATCTGAGCCTGAGAATGTACTGAAGA TTACTGGTATTGCACCGTGGGTCGCGAGAGTGGCGGAGATCAAAGCGGCGCTGGCTGTTAATGTCGAAGCTGAACGCAAAGTGTCGTCGCTGAACGACGAGATACAAGGTCTCGCGCGGACACTACGCACGAAAGACCAGACGATCCAGGAGTCGACGGTGAAGATTGAGCTGATGGAGCGGCGGCTGGAGGCGGTGAAGAAGCAGGCGGACACGATTGTTGAGCTGGAGAATGAGCTTGCGAAGGCGAGGAAGCAGGAGCGGGCGTATGAGGAGGCGATGGAGCAGTTGCAGGCGGACTTGGACACGCTGGAGCAGGATAATGCCAAGTTGAAGACGATGACGGCTGGACAGGAGAGGCAAT CTGTTGGGCCGATGCAGGTGGAGACGGAGAATGTGCCTGTTGAAGGTAGTTTGGAGACGTCGCATCTCCTTGAACAG ATCGAGGCATTGCGTGGGACGGTGCGGTTCCTCCGAACTGAAAACTCGTATCTCAAAGGACACGACCTCCTCCGCGAAATCGAGACTCTTCCGCCGCTTCCCCGGCCCGTCGCACGCACGCCCACGCCGCCGCTGGTCGTATCAGGGAACTCGGACACAGAGGATTCGGACGCAGAGGATCCCCCACCTGCGCCGACGGTGCTCTCGCTGTCGACGGAGACGAAGCGGCTGTACCGCGAGGTGATGGAGTACTCGTCTGCGCCGCGGGTGGTGGACCTGTCTGTGTTGAATGCGAAGCGGGCAGAGGCAAAGGGGGGCAAGGTGTGGCTGCCGCGGAAACAGATGCCTGGACAGCAGGTGCTGGAGCGGAGGCTGCAGGGCGAGCGGCTAAGTCGACGGGTGCAGGGGCTGCTGGAGAAGGCGAGGGCtttgtag